One region of Quercus lobata isolate SW786 chromosome 2, ValleyOak3.0 Primary Assembly, whole genome shotgun sequence genomic DNA includes:
- the LOC115974923 gene encoding ACT domain-containing protein ACR2 isoform X1: MNEVYFPYFDPDFDKLPERINGPTCRVCIDNESMDDCTVVKVDSVNKQGLLLEVVQVLTDLNLIISKSYISSDAVWFMDVFHVKDEHGNKLTDQKVINYIKQAIGTTRETHNSAKAKTYANMVFSPEPNNNNEHTVIEMSGTDRPGLFSELSAALADLHCNVVEAHAWSHNDRLACIAYISDQSTHTPIEDPNRLASIEDHLTTVLRATITPTPTTNQPNQQEAKTADFLGGEGAVTNVERRLHQLMHSVRDFEGPPSRTASLPTTPSDSESDEEAGMKTTVKIESCDEKGYSIVNINCKDRPRLMFDTVCTLTDMQYVIFHASINSDGGYAFQEYFIRHLDGCAMSTECEKERVIKCLEAAIERRVCEGVRLELCADNRVGLLSDITRVLRENGLTVVRADVETQGEKAINAFYVRDMSGNKVDMEFIESMKKEMGPIALQVKNDTIRPSSPERSRFSLSHMLKASGSLITLLLSSNPCKYS; the protein is encoded by the exons ATGAATGAAGTTTATTTTCCTTACTTTGATCCTGACTTTGATAAGCTCCCGGAGAGGATAAATGGCCCCAC TTGCAGAGTTTGCATTGACAATGAAAGCATGGATGATTGCACAGTAGTAAAG GTTGATAGCGTGAACAAGCAGGGACTCCTCCTAGAAGTGGTGCAGGTGTTGACAGACCTCAATCTTATAATCTCAAAGAGCTACATTTCTTCTGATGCAGTGTGGTTCATGGATG TTTTTCATGTTAAAGATGAGCATGGCAACAAACTCACGGACCAGAAAGTCATTAACTATATCAAGCAG GCCATAGGTACAACAAGGGAAACCCATAATTCGGCCAAGGCAAAGACCTATGCAAATATGGTATTCAGTCCTGAACCCAATAACAATAATGAGCACACAGTCATCGAAATGAGCGGAACAGATAGGCCTGGTTTATTTTCCGAGCTATCAGCTGCCTTAGCAGACCTCCATTGCAACGTTGTGGAAGCTCATGCATGGAGTCATAATGATCGCTTGGCTTGTATTGCCTACATTTCAGATCAATCCACTCACACCCCAATTGAAGATCCCAATCGCCTTGCAAGTATTGAAGATCACCTCACTACAGTCCTTCGAGCCACAATAACCCCAACCCCTACTACGAACCAGCCCAACCAACAAGAAGCTAAGACTGCAGATTTTCTTGGAGGAGAAGGCGCCGTGACGAATGTCGAACGCCGCTTGCATCAGCTCATGCACTCGGTTAGGGACTTCGAGGGGCCGCCATCTAGGACCGCGAGCTTGCCAACGACACCATCAGATTCGGAAAGTGATGAGGAGGCCGGGATGAAGACAACGGTGAAGATTGAGAGTTGTGACGAAAAGGGTTACTCCATTGTGAACATAAATTGCAAGGATCGACCAAGACTCATGTTTGATACAGTGTGCACGCTTACTGACATGCAGTACGTGATTTTCCATGCTTCAATAAATTCAGATGGAGGTTATGCCTTCCAG GAGTATTTTATCCGACACTTAGATGGGTGTGCCATGAGTACAGAGTGCGAGAAAGAACGAGTAATAAAATGCTTAGAGGCCGCCATAGAGCGACGGGTTTGTGAG GGAGTTCGGTTAGAATTGTGTGCAGACAATAGGGTAGGCTTGCTCTCTGATATAACTCGGGTTCTTCGAGAGAATGGTCTAACCGTTGTCCGAGCAGATGTAGAAACGCAGGGAGAGAAGGCCATAAATGCTTTCTATGTGAGGGACATGTCAGGGAATAAGGTAGACATGGAGTTCATAGAGTCGATGAAGAAAGAAATGGGTCCAATAGCCCTTCAAGTCAAGAATGACACAATAAGACCAAGCTCGCCTGAAAGATCTCGTTTCTCTCTTTCACACATGTTAAAAGCGAGTGGTTCTCTAATAACTTTATTACTATCAAGTAATCCATGTAAATATAGCTAA
- the LOC115974923 gene encoding ACT domain-containing protein ACR2 isoform X2: MNEVYFPYFDPDFDKLPERINGPTCRVCIDNESMDDCTVVKVDSVNKQGLLLEVVQVLTDLNLIISKSYISSDAVWFMDVFHVKDEHGNKLTDQKVINYIKQAIGTTRETHNSAKAKTYANMVFSPEPNNNNEHTVIEMSGTDRPGLFSELSAALADLHCNVVEAHAWSHNDRLACIAYISDQSTHTPIEDPNRLASIEDHLTTVLRATITPTPTTNQPNQQEAKTADFLGGEGAVTNVERRLHQLMHSVRDFEGPPSRTASLPTTPSDSESDEEAGMKTTVKIESCDEKGYSIVNINCKDRPRLMFDTVCTLTDMQYVIFHASINSDGGYAFQEYFIRHLDGCAMSTECEKERVIKCLEAAIERRVCELFG; encoded by the exons ATGAATGAAGTTTATTTTCCTTACTTTGATCCTGACTTTGATAAGCTCCCGGAGAGGATAAATGGCCCCAC TTGCAGAGTTTGCATTGACAATGAAAGCATGGATGATTGCACAGTAGTAAAG GTTGATAGCGTGAACAAGCAGGGACTCCTCCTAGAAGTGGTGCAGGTGTTGACAGACCTCAATCTTATAATCTCAAAGAGCTACATTTCTTCTGATGCAGTGTGGTTCATGGATG TTTTTCATGTTAAAGATGAGCATGGCAACAAACTCACGGACCAGAAAGTCATTAACTATATCAAGCAG GCCATAGGTACAACAAGGGAAACCCATAATTCGGCCAAGGCAAAGACCTATGCAAATATGGTATTCAGTCCTGAACCCAATAACAATAATGAGCACACAGTCATCGAAATGAGCGGAACAGATAGGCCTGGTTTATTTTCCGAGCTATCAGCTGCCTTAGCAGACCTCCATTGCAACGTTGTGGAAGCTCATGCATGGAGTCATAATGATCGCTTGGCTTGTATTGCCTACATTTCAGATCAATCCACTCACACCCCAATTGAAGATCCCAATCGCCTTGCAAGTATTGAAGATCACCTCACTACAGTCCTTCGAGCCACAATAACCCCAACCCCTACTACGAACCAGCCCAACCAACAAGAAGCTAAGACTGCAGATTTTCTTGGAGGAGAAGGCGCCGTGACGAATGTCGAACGCCGCTTGCATCAGCTCATGCACTCGGTTAGGGACTTCGAGGGGCCGCCATCTAGGACCGCGAGCTTGCCAACGACACCATCAGATTCGGAAAGTGATGAGGAGGCCGGGATGAAGACAACGGTGAAGATTGAGAGTTGTGACGAAAAGGGTTACTCCATTGTGAACATAAATTGCAAGGATCGACCAAGACTCATGTTTGATACAGTGTGCACGCTTACTGACATGCAGTACGTGATTTTCCATGCTTCAATAAATTCAGATGGAGGTTATGCCTTCCAG GAGTATTTTATCCGACACTTAGATGGGTGTGCCATGAGTACAGAGTGCGAGAAAGAACGAGTAATAAAATGCTTAGAGGCCGCCATAGAGCGACGGGTTTGTGAG CTTTTTGGTTAA